The sequence GCACTGGACCTGCGGCCCCGGCGGCAAGGGTAATCCGGACAGAGCCAGAGCCCTGGAGCTGGTCCGTCCGGCGGCCTCGCTGGATGAAGCCGTGGCGCGGTTGGGCGCGCATGCCGGCGCAAAGCCCAGACTGGTGGCCAGTTCCGCCGTCTGGCCCGCGCACAAGCGCGCTCCCGCGCCGCTGACGCCCGCTCAGGTGCGTGACTGGTGCCGGGACGGCCCGGTGCTGCTTTGTCTGGGCACGGCCCAGGGGCTGGCGCCGGAAGTGCTGGAACACTGCGAGGGGCAGCTGCGCCCCCTGCGTTTTTTGGGGTACAACCATCTTTCGGTGCGCAGCGCGGCCGCCATCCTGGCCGACAGAATTTTAGGCGACTACTGCTGAAAACCGCGGGCCGCACACAGCGGGCCGTTTCGCAACGACGCAACAATCCGCCCACGGGTTTGCAAGGAGTTTACGATGGACATCATCAGGAAAATCGAACAGGAAAACATGCGCATGGATATGCCCGCGTTTCGCTCCGGCGACACGGTCAAAGTGCATCTGCGCATTGTGGAAGGCGAAAAAGAACGCATCCAGGTCTTCCAGGGCAATGTGATCCGCATCAAGCGCGGCACCACCAATGCCAGCTTCACGGTGCGCAAGGTTTCCGACGGCGTGGGCGTGGAACGCATCTTCCCGATCAACTCGCCCTTCATCGACCATGTGGAACTGATCACTCAGGGCCGCGTGCGCCGCAGCCGCCTCTACTATCTGCGCGCCCTCAAGGGCAAAGCGGCCCGTATCAAGCCGCGCGGCCGCTTCTGATCGGGCTGCGCGCCTTTTGCCGCCGCCGGCGTCACCCGTCCCCGCGACTGCGCGGGCTGCGTGACGCTTACACAATCGTTCGCTTTAGCCGACAGACCGTAATATATTTCCGGTCTGTCGGCTAAAGCGTGGTTTTTTGTCGGCGTCCGGATGGCCGCCGTTGAAACCGAGGCACGTGTGAAGAAACATCCCGCACAGGCCAGTCTGTTTGGTCCGGATGCCGCCCCGCCGGGACGGCCATCCAGATACTGCGCGGGTATTGACGAAGCCGGGCGCGGTTGCCTGGCCGGGCCGGTGGTGGCCGCCGCCGTCATTCTTCCCGCTGTCTATGATCTGCCCGGCCTCACGGATTCCAAAGCCCTGAGCGTCAAAGCGCGCGAGCTTCTGGCCCCGCGCATCAAGGCCTGCGCCGTGGCCTGGGGTCTGGGCGTGGTCTGGCCCCGGCGCATTGAGCGCATCAATATTCTGCAAGCCACCTTCGAAGCCATGAGCCGCGCCGTGGGCGTTCTGGGCGTCACGCCGGACCGCCTGCTCATCGACGGCAACAAAACCCTGCCCGAGGCCGTACTCGCCCCGCTCTGGCGGGCAAGGCACACGGTGGCCCTGCCGCCCCAGCGGGCCATTGTGGGCGGAGACAAAAGTGAAGACGCCATTTCCGCCGCCTCCATCCTGGCCAAAACCTTCCGGGACCGGCTTATGCTGCATCTGGCCCGACGTTGGCCCGGCTATGGCCTGGAAGTGCACAAGGGCTACGGCACCAGAACCCATTACGAGGCCCTGCGCCGTCTGGGCCCCTGCCCGCAGCACCGCCTGACATTCCGGGGCGTGCTGCCCGCATCCGCCGCGCCGCGCCAGGGCAGTCTGTGCTGAAGCTGCCGTTTTTCCGGCGCTCCGCGCAACGTGCCGCGCCGCACAGCGGCCAAAGCGAAAAGGCGGCCCACATCCTGCTGGGACGGGCCGGTGAGGAGGCCGCCGCCGCGCTGCTGCAGCGCGCGGGCTTTACGCTGCTGGACCGCAACTGGCGGCAGGGCCGCCTGGAACTGGACATGGTCTGCCGCGACGGCGAGGAGCTGGTTTTCGTTGAGGTCAAAACCCGGCGGTCGGACGGGTACGGCGGCCCGGCGGCGGCCGTAACCCCGGGCAAGCAACGCGTTCTCACGCGCGCGGCGCAGGCCTGGCTGGCGGCGCACGACGCCTGGCAAAGCCCCTGCCGTTTTGACGTGGTCTGCCTCTTGCGCCACGGCGACACCTTCAGCGCGGAGCATTACCCCCATGCCTTTGACTTCTCCCCGGCTCTGGATAGTGGCCACGCCTCTTGGCAACCCTGGTGACCTTTCGCCCCGGGCGCGCGAAATTCTGGAAAACGCGGACCTGATCCT comes from Desulfovibrio porci and encodes:
- the rplS gene encoding 50S ribosomal protein L19, with translation MDIIRKIEQENMRMDMPAFRSGDTVKVHLRIVEGEKERIQVFQGNVIRIKRGTTNASFTVRKVSDGVGVERIFPINSPFIDHVELITQGRVRRSRLYYLRALKGKAARIKPRGRF
- a CDS encoding ribonuclease HII yields the protein MKKHPAQASLFGPDAAPPGRPSRYCAGIDEAGRGCLAGPVVAAAVILPAVYDLPGLTDSKALSVKARELLAPRIKACAVAWGLGVVWPRRIERINILQATFEAMSRAVGVLGVTPDRLLIDGNKTLPEAVLAPLWRARHTVALPPQRAIVGGDKSEDAISAASILAKTFRDRLMLHLARRWPGYGLEVHKGYGTRTHYEALRRLGPCPQHRLTFRGVLPASAAPRQGSLC
- a CDS encoding YraN family protein is translated as MLLGRAGEEAAAALLQRAGFTLLDRNWRQGRLELDMVCRDGEELVFVEVKTRRSDGYGGPAAAVTPGKQRVLTRAAQAWLAAHDAWQSPCRFDVVCLLRHGDTFSAEHYPHAFDFSPALDSGHASWQPW